A portion of the Stigmatella aurantiaca DW4/3-1 genome contains these proteins:
- a CDS encoding aquaporin, producing the protein MKRASVKAARREPLPGQGEPVGLLRRLVAEALGCGLLVVALEGAHHAAEHLGASATEGRLFMSFAAGSVLACLTLALRPLSGAHFNPALTFAGALEEHAPWQEVPLYVLAQVLGSLGGRLLAHLMCHEPLLLTAREPAASDAQFLTEAVATFGLLVVVSGCMRTRPAATPFVIPAYVAATVWFTDSRSLANPALVLARAASERPDLIRPFDVESFVAAQLLGAALAVCLFRWLFNPRSREARPHTVLFDCPVAGPPEVAAALFNQLAHPQRARARVPSFEDRTAKSCWRVLLEPEGSPAAPGPHEERWSLPALSSSREENLRAWQTALRPRIQELLERQGWERLHLVEPHPPEGPQTAT; encoded by the coding sequence GTGAAGAGGGCCTCGGTGAAAGCGGCGCGCCGCGAGCCCCTGCCCGGACAGGGCGAGCCAGTGGGCCTGCTCCGCCGCCTGGTGGCCGAGGCCCTTGGCTGTGGATTGCTGGTCGTCGCCCTGGAAGGGGCGCACCATGCCGCCGAGCACCTGGGCGCCAGCGCCACCGAGGGGCGCCTGTTCATGTCGTTCGCCGCCGGCTCGGTGCTCGCCTGCTTGACGCTCGCGCTCCGCCCCCTGTCCGGGGCCCACTTCAACCCGGCCCTCACCTTCGCCGGCGCGCTGGAGGAGCACGCGCCCTGGCAAGAGGTCCCGCTGTACGTCCTCGCCCAGGTGCTGGGCAGCCTCGGAGGACGGCTGCTGGCCCACCTCATGTGCCATGAGCCGCTGCTCCTCACCGCCAGAGAGCCCGCCGCCAGCGACGCCCAGTTTCTCACCGAGGCGGTCGCCACCTTCGGGCTGCTGGTGGTGGTGAGCGGGTGCATGCGGACGCGCCCGGCCGCCACCCCCTTCGTCATCCCGGCCTATGTGGCGGCAACGGTCTGGTTCACGGACTCGCGCTCACTGGCCAATCCGGCCCTGGTGCTGGCCCGCGCGGCCAGCGAGAGACCGGACCTCATCCGCCCCTTCGACGTGGAGTCCTTCGTCGCGGCGCAACTGCTGGGCGCCGCGCTGGCGGTGTGCCTCTTTCGATGGCTGTTCAACCCGCGCTCCCGCGAGGCACGGCCCCACACGGTCCTCTTCGACTGCCCGGTGGCGGGCCCCCCCGAGGTGGCCGCTGCCCTGTTCAACCAACTGGCCCACCCCCAGCGTGCCCGCGCCCGGGTGCCCTCCTTTGAGGACCGGACCGCGAAGTCCTGCTGGAGGGTGCTGCTGGAGCCCGAAGGGAGCCCGGCCGCCCCAGGACCTCACGAGGAGCGCTGGTCCCTGCCCGCGCTCTCCTCCTCGAGAGAAGAGAACCTCCGCGCCTGGCAGACGGCGCTCCGTCCGCGGATTCAGGAGCTGCTGGAACGGCAGGGCTGGGAGCGGCTGCACCTCGTGGAGCCCCACCCTCCCGAGGGTCCACAAACAGCCACCTGA
- a CDS encoding glycoside hydrolase family 43 protein, producing the protein MRSRPSWQFLSLLTLTALLGCSGEEGTVAESGPAEPGPQTVKSPLASGWERTLVQPGLADPEVYKENDDLFFLTGTGDSQSLPIYETNDLTAFRLKLSYNPSAADPVYDYCLIWAPDLNKSNGVYILTFSGQRVPNGAACPAAGQEVTTFSATAPDLNLRFGVPQPINPGTPYPRSLISTGCVQEGCNRTVRIDSATYNDPTGRWFYYVWFDRGNNISAFNTAAPGTVYNVTGPALSAIPAQEEGINEAPEIFKRNGIYYLLFSHGWYNSQYAMSYIMADSLPQLTRARAVRRLSQAMRNASGQLIQSHGHNAIVDRRGEYFNFFHVGAFQPAGTFTSRSTYKQRVGFKPDGTMYSLNQVNVRWNHKAGYSYSLDLVLRDGSVVGPCLDVNRLGGTNKVTFDGVCFSANSRMVNKGDIAAMRIFYSNNGVWGSFVEAAYDGVSDDVFLSLPGGTAAFVDLTWNEKQTGAQYSIDVQRRDTGAWVGPCIDVNSVNRALAWTYSGRCTSPGIDVAPSNISAFRICSAVNGDWAHAACGTTAYNGQGMHVPVIIP; encoded by the coding sequence ATGCGTTCAAGGCCGTCGTGGCAGTTCCTGTCCCTTCTCACCCTCACGGCGCTCCTCGGTTGCTCGGGAGAGGAAGGCACCGTTGCGGAGTCCGGACCGGCCGAGCCGGGTCCTCAGACCGTGAAGTCCCCGCTGGCGAGTGGCTGGGAGCGCACGCTGGTTCAGCCTGGGCTGGCCGATCCCGAGGTCTACAAGGAGAACGACGACCTGTTCTTCCTCACGGGCACGGGCGACTCCCAGTCCCTGCCCATCTACGAGACGAATGACCTGACGGCCTTCCGCCTCAAGCTGAGCTACAACCCCTCGGCGGCCGATCCTGTCTACGATTACTGTCTCATCTGGGCGCCGGACCTCAACAAGTCCAATGGCGTCTACATCCTGACCTTCTCGGGCCAACGGGTCCCCAACGGCGCGGCCTGTCCGGCGGCGGGGCAGGAGGTGACGACCTTCTCGGCCACGGCGCCCGACCTGAACCTGCGCTTTGGCGTGCCCCAGCCCATCAACCCGGGCACCCCGTACCCGCGCAGCCTCATCAGCACTGGCTGCGTGCAGGAAGGGTGCAACCGGACCGTGCGCATCGACTCGGCGACCTACAATGATCCCACGGGCCGCTGGTTCTATTACGTCTGGTTTGACCGGGGGAACAACATCTCCGCGTTCAACACCGCCGCGCCGGGCACCGTCTACAACGTCACCGGGCCCGCGCTCTCCGCGATCCCCGCGCAAGAAGAGGGCATCAACGAAGCCCCGGAGATCTTCAAGCGCAATGGCATCTACTACCTGCTCTTCAGCCACGGCTGGTACAACAGCCAGTACGCCATGAGCTACATCATGGCGGACTCGCTCCCGCAGCTCACCCGGGCGCGCGCGGTGCGGCGGCTGTCCCAGGCCATGCGCAACGCCTCCGGCCAGCTCATCCAGAGCCACGGCCACAACGCGATCGTCGACCGGCGCGGGGAGTACTTCAACTTCTTCCACGTGGGAGCCTTTCAGCCCGCGGGCACCTTCACCTCGCGCAGCACCTACAAGCAGCGTGTCGGCTTCAAGCCGGACGGCACGATGTACTCGCTCAACCAGGTCAACGTGCGCTGGAACCACAAGGCTGGGTACAGCTACTCGCTCGATCTCGTCCTGCGCGACGGCTCGGTGGTGGGCCCTTGTCTCGACGTCAACCGGCTGGGCGGCACGAACAAGGTCACCTTCGACGGGGTGTGCTTCAGCGCGAACAGCCGCATGGTGAACAAGGGCGACATCGCCGCGATGCGCATTTTCTACTCGAACAACGGTGTCTGGGGCTCCTTCGTCGAGGCGGCTTATGACGGTGTCTCCGACGACGTCTTCCTGTCCCTGCCTGGAGGCACGGCCGCGTTCGTGGACCTGACGTGGAACGAGAAGCAGACGGGGGCGCAGTACTCCATCGACGTGCAGCGCCGCGACACAGGCGCCTGGGTGGGCCCCTGCATCGACGTGAATTCCGTGAACCGTGCCCTGGCCTGGACCTACAGCGGCCGGTGCACCTCACCTGGCATCGACGTGGCCCCCTCCAACATCAGCGCCTTCCGCATCTGCTCGGCGGTAAATGGGGATTGGGCCCACGCGGCCTGTGGCACCACGGCCTATAACGGACAGGGCATGCACGTGCCCGTCATCATTCCGTAG